The Saccharomycodes ludwigii strain NBRC 1722 chromosome II, whole genome shotgun sequence genome window below encodes:
- the ENV9 gene encoding Env9p (similar to Saccharomyces cerevisiae YOR246C | ENV9 | late ENdosome and Vacuole interface function): MVTIKDKYIKELDHLPYYNPQLERKVAIITGPTTGIGFHTALHLYLHGFIIYLCCKNTHKANKIISQIKQEIITKKLIAKEEEYEECFGELRYINIDLADLKSIKKNISNWFIKNKIETKVDLLINNGGAMGVPFEETKDGIEIQLQTNYIAHFLLTIELLPLIKKCHGRVISVSSVSHNLQIINLDINNGFNYFPNMIFTWIRFAIAKTACIQFVKILAIKHSDIYCLAIHPGIVMDTGLFSYWTRLPIFGIFFWLFFQVIGIFFSVSRESGAVSLLKTALSEDLNIEQSSGKYFNSKGIEKVPGGVANNLDYTASTWIWTVHKLKDKGFDV; the protein is encoded by the coding sequence ATGGTTACcattaaagataaatatattaaagaGTTGGATCATTTGCCATATTATAATCCCCAACTAGAACGAAAAGTGGCCATAATAACAGGACCTACTACTGGAATTGGATTCCACACTGCATTACATCTATATCTACATggttttataatatatttatgttGTAAAAATACTCATAAAGCTAATAAGATAATAAGCCAGATAAAACAAGAAATCATAACCAAGAAGCTCATTGCAAAAGAGGAGGAATATGAAGAATGTTTTGGAGAGCTAAGGTATATAAACATTGATCTAGCTGATTTGAAAagcatcaaaaaaaatatctcaAATTGgtttataaaaaacaaaatagaaacaaaagtagatcttttaataaataatggtGGTGCAATGGGAGTTCCCTTTGAAGAAACAAAAGATGGGATTGAAATACAATTACAGACCAATTATATAGCACATTTCTTATTAACTATAGAACTATTACCTTTGATAAAAAAGTGCCACGGAAGAGTAATATCAGTTTCAAGTGTCAGTCATAACttacaaattattaatttagaTATAAACAATGGTTTCAATTATTTTCCCAATATGATATTTACATGGATTAGGTTTGCTATTGCAAAAACAGCTTGTAttcaatttgttaaaattttagCTATTAAACATAGCGATATATATTGTTTAGCGATACACCCCGGAATTGTTATGGATACAGGTTTATTTTCGTATTGGACACGACTACCTATATTTGgaatctttttttggttatttttcCAAGTAATTGGGATATTTTTTAGTGTATCTAGAGAATCAGGTGCAGTATCTTTATTGAAGACGGCGTTATCTGAGGATTTGAACATTGAGCAAAGTAGTGGGAAGTATTTTAACAGCAAGGGCATTGAGAAGGTTCCTGGCGGAGTGGCTAACAACTTGGATTATACAGCATCCACATGGATATGGACAGTTcacaaattaaaagataaaggTTTTGATGTTTGA
- the APC5 gene encoding anaphase promoting complex subunit 5 (similar to Saccharomyces cerevisiae YOR249C | APC5 | Anaphase Promoting Complex): MISPSPELKSYHVYILFVIFIFLREEYNTTNGITTSHAWTPQGMSKLLLLKIIDLKTFAPYVDWKVDQHGIVAPVIPPFVKLKSLLAILNNKSFLHKEFAFILSKFDKLQNLSNLITFFKDHVLVENAVEENFKNDDYFVRKVLTKSILGDFIETCIKAYDQMNFCEYSFIIDQIQEELNENARLANLKFEDDRMKNYTHDPFFEKVLDYNYIDIKNDFLLLESNYDNSVVKYDKYKESMKYCNFMQKLFQSIGPTTHTKSSDLPVANTDLCFYFQPYHLKNLEIIYEKKYLEVLDNFYYLLDQAKTVGEFKSISSLLMKVYILFGYLDKAALHLGSSLYHARETKDFDYLSSTLLWIFVFIQTYPQMKHRFTIKIEQIIPYMKNFKDKLDIRWISKIYMAENLLNLTRSNITTTNVFKNHMINFILNYSSDISSLSTFSFPFSLYDTSYEVWLILGNKKLAETYYSLNLLNENAAANLDTKVTDLKKLHLYDLKTVASTSTNIYIRILYEAYSNLKADIKLPFNISYFYESQELPYEFKQHLNLLAINYKMYYDDYNAAAILCKNKYQECVNIFKDRIWAFEFRLKEVEIYQKHVKNGDARMLVHLFDLIEEQAIWGDNYRLLRCGLVLVKSLIKMDKFEEARCFLNDNMHGYLQYNETKLHNEYQEVYKLVSNQLY; this comes from the coding sequence ATGATATCACCTTCGCCAGAACTAAAATCATAtcatgtatatatattatttgttatatttatctttttaagGGAAGAATATAATACAACTAATGGCATAACAACATCACATGCATGGACACCACAAGGCATGAGTAaacttttgttattaaaaattattgatttaaaaacatttgcACCATATGTAGATTGGAAAGTTGATCAACATGGAATAGTAGCGCCTGTTATACCTCCCTTTGTTAAATTGAAGAGTTTGTTGGCAATTTTGAATAACAAAAGTTTTCTACATAAGGAAtttgcttttattttaagcaaatttgataaattacaaaatttatcaaacttaataacattttttaaagacCATGTACTAGTTGAAAATGCTGTTGAAGagaatttcaaaaatgaTGATTATTTTGTACGTAAAGTTTTAACTAAAAGTATCTTAGGTGATTTCATAGAGACGTGCATTAAAGCTTATGATCAAATGAATTTCTGTGAATATTCTTTCATAATCGATCAAATACAAGAGGAATTGAATGAAAATGCGAGACTGGCAAATTTGAAGTTTGAGGATGATCGTATGAAGAATTATACCCATGATCccttttttgaaaaagtcttagattataattatattgatattaaaaatgattttttgcTTCTGGAGAGTAATTATGATAATTCTGTTGTTAAGTATGATAAATATAAGGAAAGCATGAAATATTGCAATTTTATGCAAAAGCTATTTCAATCCATTGGACCTACTACCCATACAAAGTCTTCAGATCTACCAGTGGCAAATACAGATTTATGTTTCTATTTTCAACCGtaccatttaaaaaatctagagataatatatgaaaaaaagtatcTCGAAGTCttggataatttttattacttatTAGATCAAGCTAAAACGGTTGGTGAGTTTAAAAGCATATCATCTCTTTTAATGAAAGTGTACATATTATTTGGTTATTTGGATAAAGCGGCGTTGCATTTGGGATCCAGTTTATACCATGCACGTGAAACAAAGGATTTTGATTACTTATCTAGTACCTTGTTGTGGATATTTGTCTTTATCCAAACTTATCCGCAAATGAAGCATCGTTTTACTATTAAAATAGAACAAATAATCCCATATATGAAGaattttaaagataaattgGATATCAGATGGATTagcaaaatatatatggcAGAAAATTTACTAAATCTAACTAGATCAAATATTACTACgacaaatgtttttaaaaaccaCATGATTAATTTCATACTAAATTATTCTTCTGATATATCATCCCtttcaactttttcatttccattttctttatacGATACATCGTATGAAGTTTGGTTGATTCTGggcaacaaaaaattagcTGAAACATATTAttctttaaatttgttaaatgaaaatgCAGCTGCCAATTTAGATACTAAAGTTACTGATTTGAAGAAATTACATTTATATGACTTGAAAACAGTTGCTTCAACTTCGActaatatttatatcagGATACTATATGAAGCATATTCAAACTTAAAGGCTGATATCAAACTACCATTTAATATCTCCTATTTTTATGAATCACAAGAACTACCTTATGAATTCAAACAGCACTTAAATTTATTAGCAATCAATTATAAAATGTATTATGACGATTATAACGCAGCAGCGATTTTATGTAAGAATAAATACCAAGAATGcgtaaatatttttaaagatagAATATGGGCCTTTGAATTCAGGTTGAAGGAAGTTGAAATTTACCAGAAACATGTTAAAAACGGTGATGCAAGAATGCTAGTGCATTTGTTTGATTTAATAGAGGAACAAGCTATATGGGGTGATAATTATAGATTGTTAAGGTGTGGGTTAGTATTGGTTAAAtctttgataaaaatggaTAAATTTGAAGAAGCCCGTTGTTTTTTGAATGACAATATGCATGGTTATTTACAATATAACGAAACTAAACTACATAACGAATATCAAGAGGTTTATAAATTAGTTTCAAATCAactatattaa
- a CDS encoding Golgi transport complex subunit COG8 (similar to Saccharomyces cerevisiae YML071C | COG8 | Conserved Oligomeric Golgi complex), which yields MEYLIEELGSYITKNDECKDANSPEIMTNILKDILTNCSSTYFTSTAPLNRGTANEDSHGNNIVNEIAEVENLIFNKEKVLKKELIKNREVILDECMDYSKLVSINDLQLALKSCKEEKEKKKDENSRNINEMLSIFKNKNNHYNNDNNINISFLLENLDLLNNKILEIPMVLSICIKTGHYNEALLLQQHVKKILLSRYNGSEIIQEISKILDNEVQNTMLYGLVRILSTCENYITIKKILKILSNIEKDDDDDNDDKRRNFYIGNRTPYLFLIMRFKYIQQRLSTIGIFYDNNNISDNINQVRRRIDVIREDVYTTLNIFVTTFNNDELLETDYEVYLLEFTNNTLNEMLNFVKQKDGKTVATTIEFFTEGVLLQLIYCSYRLGDINPKFNWLMLNKIKELNIYTTEQLANAIRKRNEMNLEYGGLGSIGIATE from the coding sequence atgGAGTATTTAATTGAAGAGTTAGGTTCTTATATAACCAAAAATGATGAATGTAAAGATGCCAATTCTCCAGAAATAATGactaatattttaaaagatattcTAACTAATTGTTCATCTACATATTTCACATCAACAGCACCACTAAATCGTGGTACAGCCAACGAAGATAGTCATGGGAATAACATAGTTAATGAAATTGCTGAAGTGGAaaatcttatttttaataaagaaaaagttttgaaaaaagaattaatcaaaaataGAGAGGTTATTTTAGATGAATGTATGGATTACTCAAAATTGGTTTCTATTAATGACTTGCAACTTGCACTAAAATCATGCaaagaggaaaaggaaaaaaaaaaggacgAAAATAGTCGTAATATCAATGAAATGCtatcaatatttaaaaataaaaacaaccattataataatgataataacatcaatatatcttttttattagagaATTTAGATTTgttaaataacaaaatattggAAATACCAATGGTTCTAAGTATATGTATTAAAACAGGTCATTATAATGAAGCATTATTACTGCAGCAacatgttaaaaaaatattattatctagATACAATGGGAGTGAAATTATTCAAGAAATCTCGAAAATCCTTGATAACGAAGTCCAAAATACAATGCTGTATGGTTTGGTGAGGATATTGAGCACTTgtgaaaattatataaccattaaaaaaattttaaaaatattatctaatattgaaaaggatgatgatgatgataatgatgataaaagACGGAATTTCTATATTGGCAATAGAACaccttatttatttttgataatgaGGTTTAAGTATATTCAACAAAGGTTGAGTACTATCGGCATATTTtatgacaataataatatatctgATAATATCAATCAAGTAAGAAGGAGAATTGATGTAATAAGGGAAGACGTTTACACAACTTTGAATATATTTGTCACAACGTTTAACAACGATGAATTATTAGAAACTGATTATGAggtttatttattggaaTTCACAAACAATACGTTAAATGAAATGTTAAACTTTGTTAAACAAAAGGATGGTAAAACAGTTGCCACTacaattgaattttttactGAAGGTGTGCTTTTGCAACTAATTTACTGTTCTTACAGGTTAGGTGATATCAATCCTAAATTCAATTGGTTAATGTTgaacaaaattaaagaacTAAACATCTATACTACGGAACAGTTGGCTAATGCCATAAGGAAAAGGAATGAGATGAATCTTGAATATGGGGGTCTCGGTAGTATTGGGATTGCCACTGAATAA
- a CDS encoding STIMATE family protein (similar to Saccharomyces cerevisiae YPL162C | putative protein of unknown function), which produces MDYDEILFGLNPLINITSADSDIPIENDLIINSYVTVLDQLAVCLRAPKNRDIIRESNLFNQLNRILELSLDELFKFPNIDNWCKLCSELIRCVANSLIDNNLNRKIWYNGKNNKFIKYYFNKILSLSFNSNNSNTNHDIYMRAIVLIRNFILEEHETDEYKKFCCKFIFKSLLKFLESIINVFREDEYNDVAILGFDLLDELIPYYNNNDDISTLLIVSKFLHKVAITTNSEEFESVNRLENDDNDDYEETISESLLKSTTNILESLLKNENIKFGTSLNVVSQINSALFSSLSHLELIFDLPSRLIILRRISTSLGLISANETNPNKQDVPFFIENINFCKAQSYTIFASMLCLSNSITARNDVNSILKHLSYHTIITKAKIFNDPWQYQGFLDLLKKMISIVNYPEDSTDISNMFKILLNAHTQCKFYPQLAPLLENLLNKLLAILPSSQLSKSTELSTIVLDKGGETCCLYIIKAFRNIQGPEVGNDDIKKYWNACFKVEQHGKIDIKYLFELLKAIGVYIRDFGDRSIFITDREFSNKLLTILYVINEQILENNDHDNSAAERAVLNNAKFVCGMVLNHADVNQTPDLIKCELLGPISLFIQICMGASAIGILIWKRNYHEHPKRRWRVWFFDINKQILGAITIHTLNIALSVFRNSLGTVTSTNTQEDDQCDWYFLNLLLDTTIGIPILWVFLYIVEGTCRLLRIRNIESGNYFDMTTKKGPLYSAFFKQLGIFISSLMMMKGVIYIILNSFESFADWFADLVLNWADAWPNFQVFLVMFVWPVILNCFQYYCIDNIIKVPSSMDYSDNFVLEADEERECANNRNFYSCEEHQCIV; this is translated from the exons atGGATTACGACGAGATTTTATTTGGATTAAATCCACTAATTAATATCACATCTGCAGACTCTGACATTCCTATAGAAAATGATCTTATTATCAATAGTTATGTGACAGTTTTGGACCAATTGGCTGTCTGCTTGAGAGCTCCCAAAAATAGGGACATCATAAGAGAATCAAATCTTTTCAATCAATTGAATAGGATATTGGAGTTATCTTTGGATGAATTGTTTAAATTTCCTAATATTGACAACTGGTGCAAACTTTGTTCTGAATTGATCAGATGTGTCGCCAATTCTCTCATCGATAATAATctaaatagaaaaatttgGTATAAtgggaaaaataataaatttataaaatattattttaataaaattttaagcctatcttttaatagtaataatagcaatacaAATCACGATATTTATATGAGAGCTATTGTTTTGATCAGAAATTTCATATTGGAGGAACACGAGACTgatgaatataaaaaattctgTTGcaagtttatatttaaatccctattaaagtttttagAAAGTATAATTAATGTTTTCAGAGAGGATGAATACAACGATGTGGCAATTCTAGGCTTTGATTTGTTGGACGAATTAATTCCGTAttacaataacaatgatgatATCTCAACGCTTTTAATTGTTTCCAAATTTCTCCATAAAGTAGCAATAACCACTAACTCCGAAGAGTTTGAATCTGTGAATAGGCTTGAGAATGATGACAATGACGATTATGAAGAAACTATTAGTGAATCGCTATTAAAAAGTACAACCAATATACTAGAAAGTTTacttaaaaatgaaaatataaaatttggGACTTCCTTAAATGTTGTTTCTCAAATCAACAGCGCTTTATTTAGTTCTTTATCCCATTTAgaattaatatttgatttGCCATCAAGGTTGATAATTTTAAGAAGAATAAGTACATCACTGGGCTTAATATCTGCAAATGAAACAAATCCAAATAAACAAGATGttccttttttcattgaaaACATCAATTTCTGCAAAGCGCAATCATATACTATTTTTGCTTCCATGCTATGTCTTTCAAATTCTATAACTGCTAGAAACGATGTTAACTCAATTTTGAAACATTTGTCGTACCATACAATCATAACCAAAgccaaaatttttaatgatcCATGGCAATATCAAGGCTTTTTGGATctattgaagaaaatgattTCCATTGTAAATTACCCTGAAGATTCAACAGATATCTCCAATATGTTCAAGATTTTATTGAATGCGCATACTCAGTGTAAATTCTACCCTCAATTAGCACCATTGTTGGAAAACTTATTGAATAAATTATTGGCTATTTTACCAAGTTCTCAATTATCTAAATCAACAGAACTATCCACAATAGTTTTAGATAAAGGGGGCGAGACAtgttgtttatatattattaaagcaTTTAGAAACATACAAGGTCCCGAAGTCGGAAATgatgatataaaaaaatactggAATGCATGTTTTAAAGTTGAACAGCATGGTAAAATTGATATCAAGTATTTATTTGAACTTTTAAAGGCCATAGGTGTCTACATAAGAGATTTTGGTGACAGGtctatatttataactGACCGCGAGTTttctaataaattattgacAATATTATATGTAATAAACGAACAAATTTTGGAGAATAATGATCATGATAATAGTGCAGCGGAAAGAgctgttttaaataatgcAAAATTTGTTTGCGGTATGGTTTTGAATCATGCTGACGTAAACCAAACACCTGATTTAATTAAG TGCGAATTACTAGGAccaatatcattatttattcagATATGCATGGGTGCTTCTGCAATAGGTATTTTaatttggaaaagaaaCTATCATGAACATCCGAAAAGAAGATGGAGAGTATGGTTCTTcgatataaataaacagaTATTGGGCGCAATTACAATTCATACGTTGAATATAGCATTAAGTGTTTTTAGAAATTCTTTAGGCACCGTAACTTCTACCAATACTCAAGAGGATGACCAATGCGattggtattttttaaatttattgttaGATACCACTATTGGGATACCTATTCTTTgggtatttttatatattgtgGAAGGTACTTGCAGACTTTTACGAATTAGAAACATAGAAAGCGgtaattattttgatatgactacaaaaaaaggacCTTTGTATTctgctttttttaaacaactAGGAATATTCATAAGTTctttgatgatgatgaaaggTGTAATTTATATCATATTGAATTCATTTGAATCTTTTGCTGATTGGTTTGCTGATCTGGTTTTAAATTGGGCAGATGCTTGGCCTAATTTCCAGGTTTTTTTGGTAATGTTTGTCTGGCCagttattttaaattgttttcaatattattgcATTGACAATATAATCAAGGTACCTTCATCCATGGATTATTCCGATAATTTTGTCCTTGAAGCTGACGAGGAGAGAGAGTGTGCCAATAATAGGAATTTTTATAGTTGTGAAGAACATCAATGTATTGTTTGA
- the MLH3 gene encoding mismatch repair protein MLH3 (similar to Saccharomyces cerevisiae YPL164C | MLH3 | MutL Homolog), whose product MNSIYELDSKTIANIRSELVIPSFTDVLKELIENSIDANATEINCTIDLSTLKIFIQDNGDGIDRCGLSKIGKVAYITTKIKKINDLPNLSTFGFRGEALYSICKNCTKVKIISKRKDYNTIWCIKRSDNQNKNVDFELTRWRDDPPILLLPTHGTIIEIDGFLEKFPIRRKTIQQIPAFKLLTEIKLLIFNILCCKPFINFTLETVTHELLIKSTNVTSHNNKELIHVFTNVFGYVIPTNFFKRVALSFQNISIDGVISTTSVPTNRFQHIFINNRLYENPRLLKEINQVFNNFKFGQEFETKSVGTPYSHYPIIILRIFAPQNISDLIQSPSKKVILHSAFDKIHILVMKIIEGFVKHLKSVAFVEHNQATLPTSNTLLNFNGQVSDLTTIRETKLAITNKRSYPDISSIAPNTKLEKTNFKRISPKRITHNYNYYRHDINKASQSLPNVINSTAKEINIKHTQLRSFRIINQVDNKFILVKIPSFTENNELLLLIDQHAADERVKLEMYLHDYIIQRIKTPTLNVCSLENPISLQVTSLEMSSLEYYYSEFEVWGFSIQKTTSTSIVVKCLPQILNQRIGKDYNFLKNGILQHLYDLQQGKRCKFKKNLISEWWVNVNSIPILLLELFTSKSCRNSIMFGDELTLDDCQSLVTKLAECNMPFNCAHGRPSIVPLFNIDIKQNESIINKMQDYLL is encoded by the coding sequence ATGAACAGCATATATGAACTAGattcaaaaacaatagCCAATATTAGATCAGAACTTGTAATACCCAGCTTTACCgatgttttaaaagaacTTATAGAAAACAGTATTGATGCCAATGCTACAGAAATTAATTGTACTATAGATTTAtcaactttaaaaattttcattcaGGATAATGGTGATGGAATTGATCGATGTGGTCTATCTAAAATAGGTAAAGTGGCATATATTACCacgaaaataaaaaaaataaatgacTTACCAAATTTATCAACTTTTGGATTTAGGGGTGAAGCTTTATATTCGATTTGTAAAAATTGTACAAAAGTGAAAATAATCTCCAAAAGAAAGGACTATAACACTATATGGTGTATTAAGCGAAGtgataatcaaaataaaaacgtGGATTTCGAATTAACTAGATGGCGTGATGACCCgccaatattattactgccCACACACGGGACTATCATAGAGATAGATGGATTTTTAGAGAAATTCCCTATAAGAAGAAAAACTATCCAACAAATACCAGCTTTTAAACTATTAACCGAAATTAAACTTTtgatatttaatatattgtGCTGTAAACCTTTTATCAACTTTACGTTGGAAACGGTTACCCATGAATTACTTATCAAATCAACAAATGTCACTagtcataataataaagaactTATCCACGTTTTTACTAATGTTTTCGGTTATGTTATTCccactaatttttttaagagGGTTGCACTTAGTTTCCAGAATATTTCTATTGATGGTGTTATTTCGACCACCAGTGTTCCTACTAATAGATTCCAACATATCTTTATAAACAACAGACTTTACGAAAACCCAAGGTtgttaaaagaaattaatcaagtttttaataattttaaatttggaCAGGAATTTGAGACAAAATCTGTCGGTACTCCATATAGTCATTACCCAATTATAATATTGCGTATTTTTGCACCTCAAAATATTAGTGATTTAATCCAAAGCCCAAGTAAAAAAGTGATTTTACATTCTGCCTTTGACAAAATTCACATTTTGGTTATGAAAATAATCGAAGGTTTTgtaaaacatttaaaatctGTTGCCTTCGTTGAGCACAACCAAGCTACTTTGCCAACATCAAAcactttattaaattttaatggTCAAGTGTCCGATCTTACCACAATCCGCGAAACAAAATTGGCaattacaaataaaagatcGTATCCTGATATCTCATCTATAGCACCCAACACCAAGCtggaaaaaacaaattttaaacgAATTTCCCCTAAGAGAATAACACacaattataattattaccGGCATGATATAAACAAGGCCTCACAGTCTTTACCTAATGTTATTAACTCTACAGCCAAGGAAATCAACATTAAACACACACAATTGCGTTCTTTtagaataataaatcaagtTGACAATAAGTTCATATTAGTTAAAATCCCATCTTTTactgaaaataatgaattatTGCTTTTAATTGATCAACATGCCGCCGATGAAAGAGTGAAATTAGAGATGTATCTACATGATTATATTATACAAAGAATCAAAACACCAACTTTGAATGTGTGCAGTTTAGAAAATCCCATATCTTTACAAGTCACATCATTAGAAATGTCCAGTTtagaatattattattcagaATTTGAGGTATGGGGGTTTTCGATTCAAAAAACTACCAGTACATCTATAGTTGTGAAATGTTTGCctcaaattttaaatcagAGAATAGGTAAAGATTacaactttttaaaaaatggtatCCTCCAACATTTATATGATTTACAACAGGGGAAAAGGTGCaaatttaagaaaaatCTAATATCTGAATGGTGGGTTAACGTTAATTCCATACCCATATTGCTTTTAGAACTTTTTACTTCTAAAAGTTGTCGTAATTCTATAATGTTTGGTGACGAGCTAACTTTAGATGATTGTCAAAGCTTGGTTACAAAACTAGCAGAATGCAATATGCCATTTAATTGTGCTCATGGAAGACCTTCTATTGTTCCGTTGTTTAACATagatataaaacaaaatgaatcaataattaataaaatgcaagattatttattataa
- the CLP1 gene encoding cleavage polyadenylation factor subunit CLP1 (similar to Saccharomyces cerevisiae YOR250C | CLP1 | CLeavage/Polyadenylation factor Ia subunit) has translation MSVGNIEQAGSISTDYHMEDALNNNNEHLITIPREHELKFQLLPDQQLIIEIVYGIAEIFGTELANNIKYIFNNQDIFSIYAVDKTQLKWYTKESAVEPMITQSPNSAYAEYKIKIYNLHFALDKMRFTSSQGPNVLVIGGKNTGKTTLCKTLVSYAIKVKNFTPLYVNLNPTDGIFTPPGCLSATTIYDILDVTAPNWGQSATTGVTTIPSTQPIIKNFGLEYIHTNYSLYNTILSQLSIVTNSKIMKDPLLRRSGCIIDTPSLLDKSDMGANEKEHVNKIISQIIKLYNVNVIVILKEEKDDEDNSNNYEEIIKQQLTSSLSSIKDSISLLTLPIVKKSNVVEIDDVYKRFLQRVAIRDYFYGNSLNTVLSPYTVSSSFNKLTVWEPVVYNNDTDEDKNEEPKLEPVTVNASNLQHAIVAITFAERNADPDTVLSSSIMGFGLINEVNDTRKKLRILIPVPGQMPDKALILTQYRYLE, from the coding sequence ATGAGTGTAGGAAATATCGAGCAGGCGGGTTCAATTTCAACGGACTATCATATGGAAGATGCTctcaacaataacaacgaacatttaataacaattccACGAGAAcatgaattaaaatttcaGTTATTGCCTGACCAACAGTTAATTATTGAAATAGTATATGGTATTGCAGAAATTTTTGGTACGGAATTAGCAAATAACATCAAGTATATATTCAATAATCAGgatatattttcaatatacGCGGTAGATAAAACGCAATTGAAATGGTACACTAAAGAATCTGCTGTGGAGCCTATGATCACCCAATCCCCAAACTCTGCATATGCAGAATACAAGAtcaaaatttataatttacaTTTTGCATTGGATAAAATGCGATTTACTAGTTCACAAGGGCCTAATGTTTTAGTAATAGGCGGTAAAAATACAGGCAAAACAACATTATGCAAGACTTTGGTATCTTATGctattaaagttaaaaattttactcCATTATATGTTAATTTAAATCCCACTGATGGAATTTTCACGCCTCCGGGATGTTTGAGTGCTACCACCATATATGATATACTTGATGTCACTGCGCCGAATTGGGGTCAAAGTGCAACAACCGGTGTAACAACAATTCCTTCGACACAAcctataataaaaaattttggttTAGAATATATTCATACAAATTACAGTTTGTACAATACGATATTATCTCAATTATCCATAGTTacaaattcaaaaattatgAAAGATCCATTGTTAAGAAGGTCCGGTTGTATAATCGACACACCATCGCTATTAGATAAAAGTGATATGGGGGCAAATGAAAAGGAGCATGTTAATAAGATTATTTCacagataataaaattgtacAATGTAAATGTAATTGTCATATTAAAGGAGGAAAAAGATGATGAGGATAATTCTAACAATTATGAAgaaattataaaacaacaacttACTTCATCACTCTCGTCTATTAAAGACAGCATCTCTCTATTGACGCTACCTatagttaaaaaatcaaatgtAGTTGAAATTGACGATGTTTATAAAAGATTTCTACAAAGAGTAGCCATTAgagattatttttatgggAACTCTTTAAATACTGTATTAAGTCCTTATACTGTTAGTAGCAGtttcaataaattaacTGTTTGGGAACCTGTtgtatataataatgatacagatgaagataaaaatgagGAACCTAAGTTGGAACCTGTTACGGTTAATGCAAGTAACTTACAACATGCAATTGTAGCTATAACGTTTGCAGAAAGAAATGCTGATCCCGATACCGTATTGTCAAGTAGTATTATGGGTTTTGGTTTGATTAATGAAGTCAATGAtactagaaaaaaattaagaatatTAATTCCTGTTCCAGGACAAATGCCTGATAAAGCATTAATTTTAACTCAATATAGATACTTggaataa